One window of Mixophyes fleayi isolate aMixFle1 chromosome 3, aMixFle1.hap1, whole genome shotgun sequence genomic DNA carries:
- the OSR1 gene encoding protein odd-skipped-related 1, with the protein MASKTLPAPVPIHPSLQLTNYSFLQAFNGLPVPADHIPNLYGFSALHAVHLHQWTLGYPTLHLPRSSFSKVPGASSLIDTRFQIPGFPLFPHVIHPKHDSTNYPTKSKPRFDFANLAVAATQEDPCKLSQLDGQGSPATMGTLLDVTKLTPEKKPTRGRLPSKTKKEFVCKFCGRHFTKSYNLLIHERTHTDERPYTCDICHKAFRRQDHLRDHRYIHSKEKPFKCQECGKGFCQSRTLAVHKTLHTQVKELKPSKIKC; encoded by the exons ATGGCCAGCAAAACGCTGCCAGCTCCGGTGCCCATTCACCCATCTTTACAGCTCACCAACTATTCCTTCCTACAAGCGTTCAATGGTCTGCCAGTGCCCGCCGATCATATCCCCAACTTGTATGGGTTCAGTGCCCTGCACGCAGTGCATCTTCACCAGTGGACTTTGGGATACCCAACATTACACTTGCCCAGGTCTTCCTTCTCCAAAGTGCCAGGAGCTTCTAGTTTGATAGACACCAGGTTCCAGATCCCCGGGTTCCCCCTCTTTCCTCACGTTATCCACCCCAAACACGATTCTACAAATTACCCCACTAAGTCCAAACCCAGGTTTGACTTTGCCAACCTTGCAGTAGCTGCCACACAGGAGGACCCTTGTAAATTGAGTCAGTTGGACGGACAGGGCTCTCCGGCAACTATGGGTACCCTCCTCGACGTCACCAAGCTCACCCCTGAGAAGAAACCCACGCGTGGGAGGTTACCTTCCAAAACCAAGAAAGAATTCGTGTGCAAATTCTGTGGGAGACATTTCACCAAATCCTATAACCTTTTAATCCACGAAAGAACCCACACGGATGAAAGACCCTACACCTGTGATATTTGCCATAAGGCTTTCAGAAGACAGGACCATCTGAGAGATCACAG GTACATCCACTCTAAAGAGAAACCGTTCAAGTGTCAGGAGTGCGGCAAAGGATTTTGTCAATCAAGGACTTTGGCGGTTCACAAAACTCTTCACACACAAGTTAAAGAACTAAAGCCTTCGAAAATTAAATGCTGA